ACACATTTGTTCAAGAGAGAATGTGTCATACATTATATCATACACAGCATCGTACAATAGGATTTTAGGACACTAAATCTAACAACACTAGCAATAGTGACTCAAGAATTGAAATGCTCAAGGAGGGTTAGTAAAAGCATAGTCACACTTTCATAAAGCAGGGGCTTTGGCTTTAAGAAGAGTTTATGATCTTAAAGGCTAGCAACCCAAGCTCTTGCAAAATGGGCAAGTAACCCCAGGTTTTTCGGATGTCCGAAAAGTTGTAATTTATCATATGCTTTTATTTTAGGCCTTGTtgtattatgtataatttttttgagaatatttgttttttagtttatgaagttttcttattatcagCAGCAAAagaataacctttttttttttaatctattgtACTCATTTGGCacaacttatatattttttttcagttctttgaaataaactatttaaaaaaacctccatttagggaaaaaaaagaagctgttctagaaataaaaaagtttggTTTCAAAAAGCATATGAATCAAACGAGTAAGAACTTCCTAGCAGGAAAGTAGGAAGCAGGAACACGTCCAATAATTGAGTCATGTCGTGATATTCGTCATTCCATTACAAAGATAGATTTAATAATAGAGAAGTTTCTACTAATTTTCTTTATATCATCACGTGCTTTTGCTTTAGGTCTAATCgcttttagattaaaaaagaaaaagtgcttTTGCTTTAATTTTCCATAAGGTTGGCAGATTAATTATGACGGATGTGTAGCAAAAGTAGTTGCGTTAGTAGCATTGCTTTTAGTTAGACAAAGAATAATACTTAAAAGAGAAATGTGGtatttaacaatattttcacaataaattttttttagctaattATTACtagtagataaaaaaataatttcagtaatagatttaaattaaaaaaataataatttatcacatAAAATTCATTGTAAAAATAGTATAGACGTAACTCTTTTTCTACTTAAAATTATAAGAGTCGTTCACCAGTTCCACAAATGTTTATTACGGTGTTAGAGTTCAATGCAATTTCAGTAattgaatattataaaattattgtaatgtATAAAAGTATGTTATTCTTTGTCTAAAAAGAGgaacaaatgaaaattaaaaaaataaaaataaaatggattaTCATGTGATGTGACAACTTATCATAGTAGAACTCTACTATCACAAtctaacttgaaaaaaaaaatgataaaaaaaaaattgtaatttttctatTCGATATGACATGAGTTACTTTCTTCTTTGgtaaaagggaaaaacaaaaaaggtgtAGAGAGTGTAAAATATAGCTTCTTATACATGTTTGTTAATTTATACCGGATTCAGTCCATGGTTAAACTggattcatttcaaaattttgtttgatctTGATCAAACTTCAGTCCACAAATGATGGCAGTccttatatttgaatttgacCTCGTCAACTATAAGTCAGGCATACCATTCAATTATTTGGGTTTCATAAAGAAACCGCGTGTAACGGTGTAAGCTTCATTAAGTAGTTGACCATACTTTCTGGACATGATAAACAATTAGTGTAACTGTGAACTTAAACTTACGCCTATATATATCAAGCTACGACACTAGCTACCTAAACACACTTTGCTCCCAGATAAGATTTTGAACTCTCTGGCGAAGATAatatatccttttctttttgtttctttctgaCATTAAGCAACAACACCCAGAATTAGCTAGCTAAACAAAGCACCCTGCAGCTCCCTGATAAGAATTTGAACTCTCTCACCAGGAAAATGAAGGTAATAATGAATACCATGCTGAACAATTATTTACAAGTTCTGTTCCTTTATGTACTCCTAAGCATTTTTATGTCATTAATTGACACTTCTATACTTTATTGCAGCAAAAGGTAGTGATCAGGGTCACCTTAAATAATGGCAAAAAAAATGCTCGGTCCAAGGCCATGCAGATTGCAGTTGGTCTACAAGGTACTCATTTTTATGTCTTTTATCTGATCATTGAACTGATTAGGAATTTAAAACTAATGatcaaattgtttttcttttgggttctTAAGGCGTGGAATCTGTGTCTCTACAAGGTGAGGACAGCAGTcagattgttgttgttggggaTGACATTGATTCACTCAACTTGACATCTTTGCTGAGGAAGAAAGTTGGATTTGCTGAGTTAACGAGTGTCTCACCGGTCAGTACTGAGGGGGAAAAACCAAAGCAAGAGACCAAACCCAGTGAATCTGGAATACAATCATTGGTTTGGCCAACCTATCAAGCTGGTGTACCATATTATTATCAACCTAGTGCGCCATATTATGCATATGAAGTCGCGGGTTACAACCAGAACTCTTGCATTATTATGTGACCTACATGTAGGAATTATTTGATGGCTACAACTTGGGTAAAATTTCTTAGGTGCTGTAACTTGATTCTACGTATATATGATTCTTGAGATTGAATTTGATTTAAGAATCAAAAGTAAGAGCACTTAAAGTATAGAAATCTAGGAAGTGTGGATTGATTATATATGGTTCTCATTAAGTGGgaaagagaaaattttgttttaaagcaTGATATGAAGtgataataaaattatagaGAGAGTgttgtataagagattattTTCATGTAATGGGAATGTggttttttgttgaaataaatTTCTTCAATATAGCATTAACAAAAATTCTCTAAACTGAGCAATTGGTGGAAAATGGACCTCTAATTAAACCTCCAAGTCGACCTCAAAATATCTAATAAAGCGGGgataagagatctgaggttttagttaactcaattggtaaagtctctgatggttaaataagaaatttgggattcaatccccacctacatcaaaaactaattagtgtctTTGTTTAATGATAATAAGCATTATCAAGAATAAacgctataggttgaaactctttaaaaataaaaaaataaaaaataaaaaataaaaaaccaattaagCCATGTTAAGGCCGTATTAGGGATTCATCATCATAAAAGACCCAACACCATagaatactataaataaagataaaaattagctaaaatagtatagtagaactcaaaaataataccaaaaagtgcagtgaggcttatgaatagtagcaaaaaaaaaaaaaactgaatagtaaaataagctggttTTTTAAGTTAG
The sequence above is drawn from the Quercus lobata isolate SW786 chromosome 12, ValleyOak3.0 Primary Assembly, whole genome shotgun sequence genome and encodes:
- the LOC115970755 gene encoding heavy metal-associated isoprenylated plant protein 46-like, translated to MKQKVVIRVTLNNGKKNARSKAMQIAVGLQGVESVSLQGEDSSQIVVVGDDIDSLNLTSLLRKKVGFAELTSVSPVSTEGEKPKQETKPSESGIQSLVWPTYQAGVPYYYQPSAPYYAYEVAGYNQNSCIIM